A stretch of Desulfurivibrio alkaliphilus AHT 2 DNA encodes these proteins:
- a CDS encoding TadE/TadG family type IV pilus assembly protein, whose amino-acid sequence MICRLLGREWCRLLPGDLNQAEVFYSPRPGGRSSDRHNQRGAAAVEFALVFPLLFLFVYGIVNWGMILSLQNSMHYAAQAGARAALAADPRHEDYAEVLAALARQSAGVSLETAWQQWPAAWSELVLGSDYQQVEVVLSTDAAESDWLLVRLTWPDYPQNALLPLLQFGDWTIPPVPDQLTAQISLRL is encoded by the coding sequence ATGATCTGCCGCCTTCTGGGGCGGGAATGGTGCCGGCTGCTACCGGGCGACCTCAACCAGGCGGAGGTTTTTTATTCTCCACGGCCGGGCGGGCGCTCCAGCGATCGGCATAACCAGCGTGGTGCGGCGGCAGTGGAGTTTGCCCTGGTCTTTCCCCTGCTCTTCCTGTTTGTCTACGGGATTGTCAACTGGGGGATGATCCTTTCTTTGCAGAACAGCATGCATTATGCCGCCCAGGCCGGCGCCCGTGCCGCTCTGGCCGCCGATCCCCGGCACGAGGATTATGCCGAGGTGCTGGCCGCTCTGGCTCGCCAGAGCGCCGGCGTCAGCCTGGAAACGGCCTGGCAGCAATGGCCGGCGGCCTGGAGCGAGCTGGTGCTGGGGAGCGATTACCAGCAGGTGGAGGTTGTACTCTCCACCGATGCGGCCGAGAGCGACTGGTTGCTGGTGCGCCTTACCTGGCCAGATTACCCGCAGAATGCGCTGTTACCGCTGCTGCAGTTCGGCGACTGGACCATCCCGCCCGTACCCGATCAGCTAACGGCGCAAATCAGTCTCCGGCTCTGA
- a CDS encoding Flp family type IVb pilin, which translates to MQTILYTILQQLKRSSKNQEGATAIEYAMIVAVMTGVVIAGYQLLGEQILALLQSVAEQITGPGEGG; encoded by the coding sequence ATGCAGACCATCCTTTACACCATCCTGCAGCAACTCAAGCGCAGCAGCAAAAACCAGGAAGGCGCCACCGCCATCGAGTACGCCATGATCGTCGCCGTCATGACAGGAGTGGTCATTGCCGGCTATCAGCTCTTGGGTGAGCAAATATTAGCTCTCCTGCAGTCTGTTGCCGAGCAGATAACCGGTCCCGGCGAAGGCGGATGA
- a CDS encoding peptidylprolyl isomerase has product MRYAKKTAMMFAISMCMISGGAAQAGSASDPGDYVAKINGTTLTMEEVKTEMELRPEAVQGFLQQHGGAAHFVDSLVTKEILYQEALKHDLDQLPRLQELVRDFRKTTLASLLVEKKLSDKIELNDEVLQRYLHENAEEFTVKTAVQVSKIVVETPEKAREVQARLAASDDFAVVAQQFSRHEESAANGGDLGFVGRQALPSDLAHHAFNVLRQGEISAPIVQSGGIYFLKVSDYRGDLPEFDKIRQLLTQQVAPHLRQNAFEQYLAELKEEYQIEINQEALRGLTTSLGQGPAAHPLPADGELP; this is encoded by the coding sequence ATGAGGTATGCCAAAAAGACAGCAATGATGTTCGCCATCTCCATGTGCATGATCAGCGGGGGGGCGGCCCAGGCCGGAAGCGCAAGCGACCCCGGGGATTACGTGGCCAAAATCAACGGCACCACCCTGACCATGGAGGAGGTGAAAACCGAGATGGAACTGCGCCCCGAAGCGGTCCAGGGATTTCTCCAGCAGCATGGCGGCGCCGCCCATTTCGTCGATTCCCTGGTGACCAAAGAGATTCTTTATCAGGAAGCGCTGAAACACGACCTGGATCAGTTACCACGCCTGCAGGAACTGGTGCGAGATTTCCGGAAAACCACCTTGGCCTCGCTGCTGGTGGAAAAAAAACTGAGTGACAAGATAGAATTAAACGATGAAGTCCTGCAAAGATACCTGCACGAAAACGCCGAAGAGTTCACCGTCAAAACAGCCGTGCAGGTAAGCAAGATCGTGGTGGAAACTCCGGAAAAGGCCCGGGAGGTCCAGGCGCGGCTGGCGGCCAGCGACGACTTTGCCGTGGTGGCGCAGCAATTTTCCCGGCATGAGGAGTCGGCGGCCAACGGCGGCGATCTGGGTTTCGTGGGGCGCCAGGCCCTCCCCTCGGATCTCGCCCACCACGCCTTCAACGTGTTGCGCCAAGGTGAGATCAGCGCTCCCATTGTCCAATCGGGGGGGATTTACTTTCTCAAGGTTTCGGATTACCGCGGCGATCTGCCCGAGTTTGATAAAATTCGCCAGTTACTGACCCAGCAGGTGGCCCCACATCTCAGGCAAAACGCCTTTGAACAATACCTGGCTGAGCTCAAAGAGGAGTATCAAATCGAAATCAACCAAGAAGCCCTGCGCGGACTGACCACCTCTCTGGGCCAGGGACCAGCCGCTCATCCCCTGCCGGCGGATGGTGAGTTGCCGTAA
- a CDS encoding peptidylprolyl isomerase, with translation MKLLIVPLLTLSLLLSACSGDPKEPPVAAADEGMTVATVDGARITMADVRNEMELRPEATREFFRAHDGAARFVDSLVTKEVLYQEARRRGLDQEPQLRRVIDDYARTLLVNTLIEQELAPKVQFGEEDLQEYYRNNPEEFMTREKVRLSRIVVGSAEEAQQVRARLLADEDFAAVAQDLSLEQETAAGGDLGFVERDALSEREAHLAFNVLGLGDISSPQELAENRFVVIKLTDLQGETVPYEEIKNLLAQRMETFGRKAAFEDFVATLKQDRKIEFSAEAIQQLMQEAGHGSMM, from the coding sequence ATGAAGTTGTTGATTGTTCCTCTGCTCACCCTGAGTTTGCTTCTATCCGCCTGTTCCGGCGACCCCAAGGAGCCCCCCGTCGCCGCAGCTGATGAGGGTATGACGGTGGCCACCGTAGACGGCGCCAGGATTACCATGGCGGATGTCAGAAATGAAATGGAGTTACGCCCGGAAGCCACCCGCGAGTTTTTCCGGGCCCATGACGGTGCCGCCAGGTTTGTCGATTCCCTGGTCACCAAGGAGGTGCTCTACCAGGAAGCCCGGCGCCGCGGGCTGGATCAGGAGCCCCAGCTCCGCCGGGTAATCGATGATTATGCCCGCACGCTGCTGGTCAACACCCTGATCGAACAGGAACTGGCCCCCAAGGTGCAGTTCGGCGAAGAAGATCTGCAGGAGTATTACCGCAATAACCCGGAGGAATTTATGACCAGGGAAAAGGTGCGTCTCAGCCGGATCGTGGTGGGCAGCGCTGAAGAGGCCCAGCAGGTTCGAGCCCGGTTGTTGGCCGACGAAGATTTTGCCGCCGTGGCGCAGGACCTTTCGCTGGAGCAGGAAACCGCCGCCGGCGGCGATCTAGGCTTTGTCGAGCGCGACGCCCTTTCCGAGCGGGAAGCGCATTTGGCCTTCAACGTGCTGGGTCTCGGCGATATCAGCAGTCCGCAGGAGTTGGCGGAAAACCGCTTTGTGGTCATCAAGCTGACCGATCTGCAAGGCGAAACCGTGCCTTATGAAGAGATAAAAAACCTGCTGGCTCAGCGCATGGAGACCTTCGGCCGTAAGGCCGCTTTCGAGGACTTTGTCGCCACCCTCAAGCAGGATCGTAAGATAGAATTCAGTGCCGAAGCTATCCAGCAGTTGATGCAGGAGGCCGGTCACGGCTCCATGATGTAG
- the resB gene encoding cytochrome c biogenesis protein ResB, whose translation MRYLHTPFKHCWRFFTSIKLAIVLIAVIAAVSIVGTVIEPAHGRPEHNIGILSSLVGAWAAPYLYQALDAMGFMDNMYRSWWFITLLLLFALNLLICSLDRLPRVLKIIRTSPSPLPASRFATDPRKKELLLAGSPEQAVEQVAATMRRAGFFPTRTPGPEAGEYQLVAQRGGYSRLGSYLIHLSILIILAGALVGELFGFRAGVDIPEGSATDVVYTRYGEEIPLGFTVRCDNFQVSFYDQTDIPRAYESTLTVIEEGGAGTSRVIDVNTPLKHRGITFYQSSYGLVPNAIEHSVFIFRITPVDGQPVEKQFRFGDHFAIPGTDLVALIDDFSPALGMDRDGNLVTYAQQMNNPSVLLLFFTRDGEWYDSQWLMQRRPDSWRLRDGHTVEFVDLWGMQYTGLQVKKDPGIWIVYTGFMMLCIGLGVAFWVSHIRVWVRVQAAGSRRVKVTFCGTTNNNPPGLLRLLEKMAAVAKQPAAARP comes from the coding sequence GTGCGCTACCTTCACACCCCCTTTAAGCACTGCTGGCGTTTTTTCACCTCGATTAAATTGGCGATAGTGCTCATCGCCGTAATTGCTGCGGTGTCCATTGTCGGCACCGTCATTGAACCGGCCCATGGTCGGCCGGAACACAACATCGGAATTCTCAGTTCCCTGGTCGGGGCCTGGGCCGCCCCTTACCTGTACCAGGCCTTGGACGCCATGGGGTTCATGGACAACATGTACCGCAGTTGGTGGTTTATCACCCTGCTGCTGCTCTTCGCCCTCAATTTGCTGATCTGTTCCCTGGATCGCTTGCCCAGGGTGTTGAAAATAATTCGCACCTCGCCGTCCCCGTTGCCGGCATCGCGTTTTGCCACCGATCCCCGCAAAAAAGAGCTGCTGCTGGCCGGTTCTCCGGAGCAGGCAGTGGAGCAGGTGGCCGCGACCATGCGCCGGGCCGGTTTTTTCCCCACCCGAACCCCGGGGCCGGAAGCCGGGGAATATCAGTTGGTGGCCCAGCGGGGCGGTTACAGTCGCCTGGGCAGTTACCTGATCCACCTGAGCATCCTGATCATTCTGGCCGGGGCACTGGTGGGCGAACTCTTTGGTTTTCGGGCCGGAGTCGACATCCCGGAAGGATCCGCCACCGATGTGGTCTACACCAGGTACGGCGAGGAAATTCCTCTGGGATTCACCGTCCGTTGCGACAACTTTCAGGTCAGTTTTTATGATCAGACCGATATTCCCCGTGCCTATGAAAGCACTCTGACAGTAATTGAAGAGGGTGGCGCCGGCACCTCGCGGGTGATCGACGTCAACACCCCCCTCAAGCACCGGGGAATCACTTTTTACCAATCAAGCTACGGCTTGGTGCCCAACGCCATTGAGCACAGCGTTTTCATTTTTCGCATCACCCCCGTGGATGGACAGCCGGTGGAAAAACAGTTCCGCTTCGGCGACCACTTTGCCATCCCCGGCACCGACCTGGTCGCCCTTATTGATGACTTTTCACCCGCCCTCGGGATGGACCGGGACGGCAATCTGGTCACGTACGCCCAGCAAATGAACAACCCTTCGGTCCTGCTGCTCTTTTTTACCCGGGACGGGGAATGGTACGACAGCCAGTGGTTGATGCAGCGCCGCCCCGATTCTTGGCGTTTGCGCGACGGGCACACCGTGGAATTCGTCGATCTTTGGGGCATGCAATATACCGGCCTACAGGTCAAAAAAGACCCCGGGATCTGGATTGTTTACACCGGTTTTATGATGCTGTGCATCGGCTTGGGTGTGGCTTTCTGGGTCAGCCACATCCGGGTCTGGGTCCGGGTACAGGCCGCCGGCTCCCGCCGGGTTAAAGTAACGTTCTGCGGAACCACCAACAATAACCCGCCGGGTTTACTCCGCCTGCTGGAAAAGATGGCGGCCGTCGCCAAACAGCCTGCCGCCGCACGCCCCTAA